A single Struthio camelus isolate bStrCam1 chromosome 6, bStrCam1.hap1, whole genome shotgun sequence DNA region contains:
- the STRADB gene encoding STE20-related kinase adapter protein beta isoform X1 produces the protein MSCLDCSCILRTRVESIRPEKQSQSSIHEYLADSDLAWIPPATGENEMMFCSSNVSHYELQVEIGRRFNNLTSVYLARHTPTGMQVAVRITDLESCSEEHLKALQNEVILSHFFQHPNIMTLWTVFTAGNWLWVISPFMAYGSARHLLKTYFPEGMSEALIGNILFGAIRGLNYMHQNGYIHRNIKASHILISGDGLVSLSGLSNLYSLVNNGQKSKVVYDFPQFSTSVLPWLSPELLRQDLSGYNVKSDIYSVGITACELANGHVPFQDMPRTQMLLQKLKGPTYCPWDINTFPRGESRMKNSRSGVDSGIGESMTRTMTSEGLQIPFSKTFSPAFHNLIELCLQQDPEKRPSASSLLSHTFFKQIKEQTRSTLLSLLPPPIQSNRSAFLALPSPAIGTELGYITANQNDIDWEF, from the exons ATGTCGTGTTTg GACTGTTCCTGTATTCTACGTACACGAGTTGAATCAATCAGACCAGAAAAGCAATCTCAGAGCAGCATCCATGAATATCtg GCTGATTCTGATCTAGCCTGGATTCCCCCAGCTACAGGAGAGAATGAAATGATGTTTTGCTCTTCCAATGTCTCTCACTATGAACTCCAGGTGGAAATAG GAAGGAGATTCAACAACTTAACTTCAGTCTACCTTGCACGGCATACACCTACAGGGATGCAAGTTGCTGTAAGGATCACAGACCTAGAAAGTTGCTCTGAAGAGCATTTGAAAGCTTTGCAG AACGAGGTGATTTTATCCCACTTTTTCCAGCATCCCAACATAATGACACTTTGGACAGTGTTTACAGCTGGTAATTGGCTTTGGGTCATCTCTCCGTTCATGGCATATG gtTCTGCTAGACACCTGCTGAAAACTTACTTCCCTGAAGGAATGAGTGAAGCTTTGATAGGCAACATTCTGTTTGGCGCAATCAGAGGATTAAATTACATGCACCAAAATGGCTACATTCACAG GAATATTAAAGCTAGCCACATTCTGATTTCAGGGGATGGTCTGGTTTCTCTCTCGGGCTTAAGCAACCTCTACAGCTTAGTTAACAATGGACAAAAGTCAAAGGTGGTATATGATTTCCCCCAATTTAGTACATCCGTGCTTCCTTGGCTGAGTCCTGAACTACTGAGACAG GATTTGTCTGGGTATAATGTGAAGTCTGACATTTACAGTGTGGGGATTACAGCATGTGAACTAGCCAATGGACATGTTCCATTTCAAGATATGCCTCGCACTCAG ATGCTGCTGCAAAAGCTGAAAGGTCCCACGTATTGTCCTTGGGATATAAATACCTTCCCCCGTGGGGAATCCAGGATGAAGAATTCCCGATCAGGTGTTGATTCTGGAATTGGTGAGAGCATGACACGCACAATGACTAGTGAAGGACTGCAAATTCCCTTTTCCAAAACGTTTTCCCCTGCTTTCCACAACTTGATAGAACTTTGCTTGCAACAGGACCCTGAGAAAAG GCCATCAGCAAGCAGTTTGCTTTCGCATACATTCTTCAAACAG ATAAAAGAACAAACACGGAGCACATTATTGTCCTTGTTACCACCTCCTATTCAAAGTAACAGATCAGCATTCTTGGCACTGCCCTCTCCAGCAATTGGGACTGAACTTGGATATATTACTGCAAATCAAAATGACATAGACTGGGAATTCTAA
- the STRADB gene encoding STE20-related kinase adapter protein beta isoform X2: protein MSCLDCSCILRTRVESIRPEKQSQSSIHEYLADSDLAWIPPATGENEMMFCSSNVSHYELQVEIGRRFNNLTSVYLARHTPTGMQVAVRITDLESCSEEHLKALQNEVILSHFFQHPNIMTLWTVFTAGNWLWVISPFMAYGSARHLLKTYFPEGMSEALIGNILFGAIRGLNYMHQNGYIHRNIKASHILISGDGLVSLSGLSNLYSLVNNGQKSKVVYDFPQFSTSVLPWLSPELLRQDLSGYNVKSDIYSVGITACELANGHVPFQDMPRTQMLLQKLKGPTYCPWDINTFPRGESRMKNSRSGVDSGIGHQQAVCFRIHSSNR, encoded by the exons ATGTCGTGTTTg GACTGTTCCTGTATTCTACGTACACGAGTTGAATCAATCAGACCAGAAAAGCAATCTCAGAGCAGCATCCATGAATATCtg GCTGATTCTGATCTAGCCTGGATTCCCCCAGCTACAGGAGAGAATGAAATGATGTTTTGCTCTTCCAATGTCTCTCACTATGAACTCCAGGTGGAAATAG GAAGGAGATTCAACAACTTAACTTCAGTCTACCTTGCACGGCATACACCTACAGGGATGCAAGTTGCTGTAAGGATCACAGACCTAGAAAGTTGCTCTGAAGAGCATTTGAAAGCTTTGCAG AACGAGGTGATTTTATCCCACTTTTTCCAGCATCCCAACATAATGACACTTTGGACAGTGTTTACAGCTGGTAATTGGCTTTGGGTCATCTCTCCGTTCATGGCATATG gtTCTGCTAGACACCTGCTGAAAACTTACTTCCCTGAAGGAATGAGTGAAGCTTTGATAGGCAACATTCTGTTTGGCGCAATCAGAGGATTAAATTACATGCACCAAAATGGCTACATTCACAG GAATATTAAAGCTAGCCACATTCTGATTTCAGGGGATGGTCTGGTTTCTCTCTCGGGCTTAAGCAACCTCTACAGCTTAGTTAACAATGGACAAAAGTCAAAGGTGGTATATGATTTCCCCCAATTTAGTACATCCGTGCTTCCTTGGCTGAGTCCTGAACTACTGAGACAG GATTTGTCTGGGTATAATGTGAAGTCTGACATTTACAGTGTGGGGATTACAGCATGTGAACTAGCCAATGGACATGTTCCATTTCAAGATATGCCTCGCACTCAG ATGCTGCTGCAAAAGCTGAAAGGTCCCACGTATTGTCCTTGGGATATAAATACCTTCCCCCGTGGGGAATCCAGGATGAAGAATTCCCGATCAGGTGTTGATTCTGGAATTG GCCATCAGCAAGCAGTTTGCTTTCGCATACATTCTTCAAACAG ATAA